The following are from one region of the Chromobacterium phragmitis genome:
- a CDS encoding HvfC/BufC N-terminal domain-containing protein yields MNWHDWQHALLEAIADPAQASAADSLGLSPAGLAVYRNNYRIGLIDALAHSHPVCRELVGEDFFAALAREYVKTHASGSGNLHRYGADFADFIAGFEHCRELPYLADVASLEWAIHCCYYAVDAEPLAISALAGVAPEQWEALAFEPLPGIALRRASSPALSIWRAHRDHDSLEGLLARPPENALIRRENGQVQALPLDDARFDFYAALFAGAPLAQALEPAQARDPGFDLQAALLGLFQPPLLSAIHIRQGETK; encoded by the coding sequence ATGAACTGGCATGATTGGCAGCACGCGCTGCTGGAAGCCATCGCCGATCCGGCGCAGGCATCCGCCGCCGACTCGCTGGGCCTCTCGCCCGCCGGCCTGGCGGTCTATCGCAACAACTACCGCATCGGCCTGATCGATGCGCTGGCGCACAGCCATCCGGTCTGCCGAGAACTGGTGGGCGAGGACTTCTTCGCCGCCTTGGCGCGCGAATACGTGAAGACCCATGCGTCGGGAAGCGGCAATCTGCACCGCTACGGCGCGGATTTCGCCGACTTCATCGCCGGCTTCGAGCACTGCCGCGAGCTGCCCTACCTCGCCGACGTCGCCAGCCTGGAGTGGGCGATCCACTGCTGTTATTACGCAGTCGACGCCGAGCCGCTGGCCATCTCCGCGCTGGCCGGCGTCGCGCCCGAGCAATGGGAGGCGCTGGCCTTCGAGCCGCTGCCGGGCATCGCGCTGCGCCGCGCCTCCAGCCCCGCGCTCAGCATCTGGCGCGCGCACCGCGACCATGATTCTCTTGAGGGGCTGCTGGCGCGACCGCCGGAAAACGCGCTGATCCGCCGCGAGAACGGCCAGGTCCAGGCGCTGCCTCTGGACGACGCTCGCTTCGATTTCTACGCCGCGCTGTTCGCCGGCGCGCCGCTGGCCCAGGCGCTGGAGCCGGCGCAAGCGCGCGACCCCGGCTTCGACCTGCAGGCCGCGCTGCTGGGCCTGTTCCAGCCGCCGCTGTTATCCGCCATCCACATCCGACAAGGTGAAACCAAATGA
- a CDS encoding DoxX family protein, which yields MNAIAKPAVSAYQLLIRYSNLLQPLILLLLRLWLVDVFFRSGLTKIDDWDITLALFTDEYHVPLLPPAVAAAMATCGELGLSVLLALGLGGRFAAAGLFILNAVAVISYPALNEATRQFHYFWGAQLLTLLAFGSGALSLDAWLKRWLSARCEACGKVN from the coding sequence ATGAATGCGATTGCCAAACCGGCGGTCTCCGCCTACCAGCTGCTGATCCGCTACTCCAACCTGCTGCAACCCCTGATCCTGCTGCTGCTGCGGCTGTGGCTGGTGGACGTCTTCTTCCGCTCCGGCCTGACCAAGATAGACGACTGGGACATCACGCTGGCGTTGTTCACCGACGAATATCACGTGCCGCTGCTGCCGCCGGCCGTAGCCGCCGCGATGGCCACCTGCGGCGAACTGGGCCTGTCCGTTTTGCTGGCGCTGGGACTGGGCGGACGCTTCGCCGCCGCCGGCCTGTTCATCCTCAACGCGGTGGCGGTGATCAGCTACCCGGCGCTGAACGAGGCCACCCGGCAGTTCCATTACTTCTGGGGCGCGCAGCTGTTGACGCTGCTGGCCTTCGGATCCGGCGCGCTGTCGCTGGACGCCTGGCTGAAGCGCTGGCTGAGCGCCCGTTGCGAGGCCTGCGGCAAAGTTAACTGA
- the serB gene encoding phosphoserine phosphatase SerB, translated as MSTLKTLVVLAPQPDPQHITDIAHLAEAPHLDHPHIDVVRMRGANPAHSQSVLERCRGHGYDAAFVDSGRAFADFRLLVSDMDSTLINIECIDEIADIKGIKPQVADITERAMRGELDFAAALRERVALLAGLPESALRQVYEERLKLNPGAESLLDACKRFGIKTLLVSGGFTYFTERLKADYGLDYAYANQLEIVDGKLTGRLQGEVVDAEAKKRLLVSTRDALKLKPGQVMAVGDGANDLPMLREAGVGVAYHAKPRVSAEADIAIEHGGLDAILRLFH; from the coding sequence ATGAGCACACTGAAAACCCTGGTAGTACTCGCCCCGCAGCCGGACCCGCAGCACATCACCGACATCGCCCATCTGGCCGAGGCGCCGCATCTGGATCATCCGCACATCGACGTGGTGCGGATGCGCGGCGCAAACCCGGCCCACAGCCAGTCCGTGCTCGAACGCTGCCGCGGCCACGGTTACGACGCCGCCTTCGTCGACAGCGGCCGGGCTTTCGCCGACTTCCGCCTGCTGGTGTCCGACATGGACTCCACGCTGATCAATATCGAGTGCATAGACGAGATCGCCGACATCAAGGGCATCAAGCCCCAGGTGGCGGACATCACAGAGCGCGCGATGCGCGGCGAGCTGGACTTCGCCGCCGCCCTGCGCGAACGGGTGGCGCTGCTGGCGGGCCTGCCGGAGTCCGCGCTGCGCCAGGTATACGAGGAGAGGCTGAAGCTGAATCCGGGGGCCGAATCCCTGCTCGACGCCTGCAAGCGCTTCGGCATCAAAACCCTGCTGGTCTCCGGCGGCTTCACGTATTTCACCGAACGCCTCAAGGCCGACTACGGCCTGGACTACGCCTACGCCAACCAGCTGGAGATCGTGGACGGCAAGCTGACCGGCCGGTTGCAGGGCGAAGTCGTCGATGCCGAAGCGAAGAAGCGGCTGTTGGTCTCCACCCGCGACGCGCTGAAGCTGAAACCGGGCCAGGTCATGGCGGTGGGGGACGGCGCCAATGACCTGCCCATGCTGCGCGAAGCCGGCGTCGGCGTCGCCTACCATGCCAAACCGCGCGTCAGCGCCGAGGCCGACATCGCCATCGAACATGGCGGCCTGGACGCCATCCTGCGCCTGTTCCACTGA
- the moaA gene encoding GTP 3',8-cyclase MoaA translates to MLIDRFGRAIEYLRLSVTDRCDLRCSYCLPKGFKHFEEPDNWLTFDEIERVVAMFARLGTRRVRLTGGEPLLRRNLPQLAARLAALPGLEDLSLTTNGTQLRRHAEALRAAGVRRLNLSLDSLRRDCVEDITGSDSLPKVLEGLMAAKDAGFAPIKINMVAMRGVNEQDIESMTAFCIAHGFILRLIEAMPMGDTGRAAHYLDLQPVLRRLCEQFDLVEQAKTLGGGPARYWSSRDGRFSLGMITPISQHFCASCNRVRLSVDGTLYMCLGQEEKLELRPLLRAGIDDAGLEAALRAAIELKPERHEFREQPQKLVRFMSMTGG, encoded by the coding sequence ATGCTGATTGATCGTTTTGGCCGGGCCATCGAGTACCTGCGCCTGTCCGTCACCGACCGCTGCGACCTGCGCTGCAGCTACTGCCTGCCCAAGGGCTTCAAGCATTTCGAGGAGCCGGACAACTGGCTTACCTTCGATGAAATCGAGCGCGTGGTGGCGATGTTCGCTCGGCTGGGCACTCGCCGGGTGCGGCTGACCGGCGGCGAGCCGTTGCTGCGCCGCAATCTGCCGCAGTTGGCCGCCAGGCTGGCGGCATTGCCCGGCCTGGAGGATTTGTCGCTGACCACCAACGGCACCCAACTGCGCCGGCACGCGGAGGCGCTCCGCGCCGCGGGGGTGCGGCGCCTCAACTTGAGCCTGGATTCGCTGCGGCGCGACTGCGTGGAGGACATCACCGGCAGCGACAGCCTGCCCAAGGTGCTGGAAGGCCTGATGGCGGCCAAGGACGCAGGCTTTGCGCCGATCAAGATCAATATGGTGGCGATGCGCGGCGTCAACGAGCAGGATATCGAGTCCATGACCGCTTTCTGCATCGCGCATGGCTTCATTCTGCGCCTGATCGAGGCGATGCCGATGGGCGACACTGGCCGCGCCGCGCATTATCTGGACCTGCAGCCGGTGCTGCGGCGGCTGTGCGAGCAGTTCGATCTGGTCGAGCAGGCCAAGACGCTGGGCGGCGGACCCGCCCGCTACTGGAGCAGCCGCGACGGCCGCTTCTCGCTGGGCATGATCACGCCGATCTCGCAGCACTTCTGCGCCAGCTGCAATCGGGTGCGGTTGTCGGTGGACGGCACGCTGTACATGTGCCTGGGACAGGAGGAGAAGCTGGAGCTGCGGCCGCTGCTGCGAGCCGGCATCGACGACGCCGGCCTGGAGGCGGCGCTGCGCGCGGCGATAGAGTTGAAGCCGGAGCGGCATGAGTTCCGCGAGCAGCCGCAGAAGCTGGTCCGCTTCATGTCGATGACCGGCGGCTAG